The Tenacibaculum jejuense genome includes a window with the following:
- a CDS encoding erythromycin esterase family protein — protein sequence MIKLNSQTFTKISNKEFENSNFKELSFLQEELKNVQIIGLGEALHNMGGTYTAKVKMVKYLHKKCGFDVIAFESPFYNSSKVNELIKKGQANKDSINYNISGVWSTSETKELFEYIIETQKTDRPLEFIGFDESFFASTDTQDLTKDYANFINNLEEENKISFKLDSTFYNAINTVADRSYSFSKRAPQDTLLLYNKFREIRKELSKIEKKDNLFNDFWSEVTNNLQSVYRKNYKRSNRDKRMASNVKFLANKKYPNKKIMLWAATSHLLSNPNSIKNYRVSKKYNKKKMGVYLKKEYGERYYVMAFTPFKGKFGFKGMLGLGKTKVRSKKGGLEYYINNKYDSDFVYLSLKNKDNINEIKKNKIGRSNIVWLEGMRYKGEIMDIPNAVDGIFYLKDERLVNSKKISSN from the coding sequence ATGATTAAACTTAATTCTCAAACATTTACTAAAATATCTAATAAAGAATTTGAAAATTCAAATTTTAAAGAACTTTCTTTCTTGCAAGAGGAATTAAAAAATGTTCAAATTATTGGTTTAGGAGAAGCTTTACATAATATGGGGGGAACCTATACAGCTAAAGTAAAAATGGTCAAATATCTTCACAAAAAATGTGGATTTGATGTTATAGCTTTTGAATCTCCTTTTTATAATTCATCTAAAGTAAATGAATTAATAAAAAAAGGCCAAGCAAATAAAGATTCAATTAATTATAATATTTCTGGTGTGTGGAGTACATCTGAAACTAAAGAATTATTTGAATACATAATCGAAACACAAAAAACAGATAGACCTCTAGAATTTATAGGTTTTGATGAATCTTTTTTTGCATCTACTGATACTCAAGATTTAACTAAAGATTATGCTAACTTTATTAATAACTTAGAAGAAGAGAATAAAATAAGTTTTAAATTAGATTCTACTTTTTACAATGCAATAAATACCGTTGCAGATAGAAGTTATTCTTTTTCTAAAAGAGCCCCTCAGGACACATTACTTCTGTATAATAAATTTCGAGAAATAAGAAAAGAGTTAAGTAAAATAGAAAAGAAAGATAATCTTTTTAATGACTTTTGGTCAGAAGTAACTAATAATTTACAGTCCGTATATCGGAAAAATTATAAAAGAAGTAATAGGGATAAAAGAATGGCTTCAAACGTAAAATTTCTAGCTAATAAAAAATACCCAAACAAGAAAATAATGCTCTGGGCTGCTACATCTCATCTATTATCTAATCCAAATTCTATTAAAAATTATAGAGTTTCTAAAAAATATAATAAGAAAAAGATGGGGGTCTATTTGAAAAAAGAATATGGAGAAAGATATTATGTTATGGCTTTTACTCCTTTTAAAGGAAAGTTTGGTTTTAAAGGAATGTTAGGTTTGGGAAAAACAAAAGTTAGGAGTAAAAAAGGTGGACTAGAATACTATATTAACAATAAATATGATTCTGATTTTGTTTATCTTTCGTTGAAAAATAAAGATAATATTAACGAAATAAAAAAGAATAAGATAGGCAGATCTAATATTGTATGGCTAGAAGGAATGAGATATAAAGGCGAGATTATGGATATTCCTAATGCAGTTGACGGTATTTTCTATCTAAAGGACGAGCGTTTAGTGAATTCAAAAAAGATTAGTAGTAATTAA
- a CDS encoding lanthionine synthetase C family protein: MNKKEIEQTLSLLYSNIKESLFSDKIDYFLSGGFLGKSIFLYEYGRYLDDDDIIELADDSFEKAYLILEDKKYEAGMEFISGYAGIAWCFQYLVNRDFLEYDDDFFNLFDQILIEQSRKAKEEKNHDLFYGLLGYGNYFIQRAHFNKDYVNEQLNEVVDIILQMSVEEAGGLKWLDHTSSSTENEVVNLGMAHGVASIISFLSKVYDINGSLIAKDAAEKATKWLLLQKSSEKSSQSYFPNKIDSEINECNSRIAWCNGDLGIGYSIYYCGNKINNEVLMDEGLQILKKTSDRKNRENTGVVDRGLCHGTSGAFHMYNKLVEEFNFIEFTDIRNYWLNRTTEKSKNQIDISDFGCWYGIIDGKDQFISDSGFLNGYSGIGLALLNYINGDKKIKQNWDEILLL, from the coding sequence ATGAATAAGAAAGAAATAGAACAAACTTTATCATTGTTATATAGTAATATAAAAGAATCATTATTTAGTGATAAGATTGACTACTTTTTAAGTGGCGGTTTTTTAGGGAAAAGTATTTTTTTATATGAGTATGGACGTTACTTAGATGACGACGATATTATAGAGTTAGCTGATGATTCTTTTGAAAAAGCCTATTTAATTTTAGAAGATAAAAAATATGAAGCTGGAATGGAGTTTATATCAGGGTATGCTGGTATAGCATGGTGCTTTCAATATTTAGTTAATCGTGATTTTTTAGAATATGATGATGATTTTTTCAATTTATTTGACCAAATTTTAATAGAACAATCTAGGAAGGCAAAAGAAGAGAAAAATCATGATCTATTTTACGGATTATTAGGTTATGGAAACTATTTTATCCAACGAGCTCATTTTAATAAGGATTATGTAAATGAACAATTAAATGAAGTTGTTGATATTATCTTACAAATGTCAGTGGAAGAAGCAGGAGGTTTAAAATGGCTAGATCATACTTCTTCATCTACAGAAAATGAAGTGGTCAATTTAGGAATGGCACATGGGGTTGCATCTATAATTAGTTTTTTATCTAAAGTTTATGATATTAACGGAAGCTTAATAGCTAAAGATGCAGCCGAAAAAGCAACTAAATGGTTACTATTACAAAAATCATCAGAAAAATCAAGTCAAAGTTATTTTCCGAATAAAATAGACAGTGAAATAAATGAATGTAATTCACGTATAGCTTGGTGTAATGGCGATTTAGGAATTGGATATTCTATTTATTATTGTGGAAATAAGATTAATAATGAAGTCCTAATGGATGAGGGGTTACAAATCTTAAAAAAAACTTCGGATAGAAAAAATAGAGAAAATACAGGAGTAGTGGATAGAGGATTATGCCACGGTACATCAGGAGCTTTTCACATGTATAACAAACTTGTTGAAGAATTTAATTTCATAGAGTTTACAGATATTCGAAATTATTGGTTAAACCGAACAACTGAAAAATCTAAAAATCAAATAGATATATCAGATTTTGGCTGTTGGTATGGTATTATAGATGGTAAAGATCAGTTCATATCGGACAGTGGTTTCCTTAATGGTTATTCTGGAATAGGACTTGCATTGTTGAATTATATTAATGGAGACAAAAAAATTAAACAAAATTGGGATGAAATACTTTTATTGTAA
- a CDS encoding lantibiotic dehydratase has translation MIKNSFSKSIIRIPKFPFSDLKKILSIENENLFFETIVSNNDFMHGILVSSPDFYYELKKVNTITDSKKKEKIKIALLKYFIRSTTRCIPFGLFSGLGIVENISSEEENGLKIINSYQRTRLDSQLSYKIFNSYINNEFISKHLLYFPNSTLYKVGNKYRYIEHTLTENSFLKFEFSEITKNKYLKEILKLVKEGNKYVKIVDFLISKGFSKEDSENYINSLIVNKVIVSELEISTVDSTIEKQLNTTFKKVINETSDNEIKNISNYLQDKITTLEKIDSKEIQESIKDTASIIEVLKNDSENQNNNYLHKDLYFNIQGSFSDSQYNLIQEAIDVLNTLLLENEDHLTDLNNFKDAFYKKYETKTVPLPLALDLGIGIGYGNTLNSSGKENNKLIEGFPYNSNNTFLKKTLTLSSVDSFLIRKIEKNRNSDAIVITEKELLFLKNLNKSYNKTNPTSTVRFSLFKSEDNNDFIHIKSIAETSPNKILGRFSLSNKGVKKLCEEIALFENQSFGEDTIVAEIDHLPDTVSGNLIMRSKIRDFKINYIGGSNYNEKNIDVSDLLLSLQGDELILFSKKLNKRVIPYFSSSYDEMSINNIPIFKFLLDLRAQYESKKKWSIDIKKIHNLFLHIPRITFKNIIISKESWYIISSNFFEKENNSLDIAIQNFNYNCQKLKLPRYFVILEEDREFLIDTHNSSLSKLFLKELQKKKQLQVQEFLLEHYKSIFQEGDDEKQFNNEFFYFIKNKTAKLNRISLNKSNKKTIKRSFSLGSEWIYFKIYIDSKVTDALLIKLERKLLDLLKKKKIKSFFFIKFTDPNYHIRLRILINDEYDFNPIISQISKVLKKYFTNYISDIKLDTYKRELERYGGSDIVYFENIFFEDSKLVINILKNYKNVLKEKWFYSLIIIDVYCNLFKFSLDEKIAFAKYVENYFSDEFNYNKNTQVYISRQYNNFKKDSLFLLQNYNTFDLDIGLDEFKKNIKEEINKISIKNKTQERQFLMSLIHMHIIRLLGAHKNRLYEFMIYSIYSKSLKTLSYINKDFV, from the coding sequence GTGATAAAAAATAGCTTTTCAAAAAGTATCATTCGAATCCCTAAATTTCCTTTTTCAGATTTAAAAAAGATTCTAAGTATTGAAAATGAGAATCTTTTCTTTGAAACAATAGTTAGTAATAATGATTTTATGCATGGGATATTAGTTTCATCACCTGATTTTTATTATGAACTAAAAAAAGTCAATACAATTACGGATTCTAAAAAGAAGGAAAAAATAAAGATTGCATTACTAAAATATTTTATACGGTCGACAACAAGATGTATTCCTTTTGGGTTATTTTCAGGTTTAGGGATAGTAGAAAATATTTCTTCAGAAGAAGAAAATGGTCTTAAAATTATTAATTCTTACCAAAGGACAAGACTTGACTCTCAACTATCTTACAAGATATTCAATAGTTATATCAATAACGAATTTATAAGTAAACATTTACTCTATTTCCCTAATTCCACCCTATATAAAGTAGGAAATAAATACAGATATATTGAGCACACTTTAACTGAAAATTCATTTTTAAAATTTGAATTTAGTGAAATAACTAAAAATAAGTATTTAAAGGAAATATTAAAATTAGTTAAAGAAGGAAATAAATATGTAAAAATAGTTGATTTTTTAATAAGCAAAGGGTTCTCTAAAGAAGATTCTGAGAATTATATAAACAGTTTGATTGTAAATAAAGTGATAGTTTCTGAGCTAGAAATCTCAACTGTAGATTCTACTATAGAGAAACAATTAAATACAACATTTAAAAAAGTAATAAATGAAACATCTGATAATGAGATAAAGAATATTTCTAATTATTTACAAGATAAAATAACAACTTTAGAAAAAATAGATTCTAAGGAAATACAGGAATCTATTAAAGATACTGCAAGTATCATTGAAGTTTTAAAAAATGATAGCGAAAATCAAAACAATAATTATTTACACAAAGATTTATATTTCAATATTCAAGGCAGTTTTAGTGATAGTCAATACAATTTGATACAAGAAGCCATAGATGTTTTAAATACTCTTTTATTAGAAAATGAAGATCATTTAACTGACTTAAATAATTTTAAAGATGCTTTTTACAAAAAATATGAGACTAAAACAGTACCTCTGCCTTTAGCTTTAGATTTAGGAATAGGAATAGGTTATGGAAACACTTTAAATTCATCAGGAAAAGAGAATAATAAGTTGATAGAAGGGTTTCCTTATAATTCAAATAACACATTTCTAAAGAAAACACTTACTTTGAGTTCTGTAGATTCTTTTTTAATTAGGAAAATTGAAAAAAATCGTAATTCCGATGCAATAGTTATTACAGAAAAAGAATTATTATTTCTAAAAAATCTAAACAAATCATATAATAAAACAAATCCTACTTCAACAGTTAGATTTAGTTTATTTAAAAGTGAAGACAATAATGACTTTATTCATATAAAATCAATTGCTGAGACATCTCCCAATAAGATTTTAGGACGATTCTCTCTATCTAATAAAGGAGTCAAAAAACTATGTGAAGAAATTGCACTTTTTGAAAACCAAAGTTTTGGAGAAGATACTATTGTAGCTGAGATTGATCATTTACCAGATACAGTATCAGGAAATTTGATAATGAGGTCTAAAATTAGAGATTTTAAAATAAACTATATAGGTGGAAGTAATTACAATGAAAAAAACATTGACGTTTCAGATTTATTATTATCACTTCAAGGAGATGAACTTATTTTATTTTCTAAAAAGTTAAACAAGAGAGTTATACCTTATTTCTCCAGTTCTTACGATGAAATGTCTATTAATAATATTCCTATTTTTAAGTTTTTGTTAGACTTACGTGCTCAATATGAAAGCAAAAAAAAATGGTCGATAGATATAAAAAAAATCCATAATCTTTTTTTACATATACCTAGAATAACTTTTAAAAATATTATAATATCTAAGGAAAGTTGGTATATTATTTCTTCTAATTTCTTTGAGAAAGAAAACAATTCTTTAGATATTGCAATACAAAACTTTAATTATAATTGCCAAAAATTAAAGTTACCTCGTTACTTTGTTATTTTAGAAGAAGATAGAGAGTTCTTAATTGATACTCATAATTCCTCTTTATCAAAATTATTTCTGAAAGAACTCCAAAAAAAGAAACAATTACAAGTACAAGAATTTCTTCTAGAGCATTACAAATCTATTTTTCAAGAAGGAGATGATGAAAAACAGTTTAACAATGAATTCTTCTATTTTATTAAAAATAAAACTGCTAAACTTAATAGAATTTCATTAAATAAATCAAATAAAAAAACTATTAAAAGATCATTCTCTTTAGGTAGTGAATGGATTTATTTTAAAATATACATAGATTCTAAAGTAACAGATGCTTTATTGATTAAGCTAGAAAGAAAGTTATTAGACCTCTTGAAAAAGAAAAAAATTAAATCTTTCTTTTTTATCAAGTTTACAGACCCCAATTATCATATAAGATTAAGAATACTAATAAACGATGAATATGATTTTAATCCAATTATTTCGCAAATAAGTAAAGTATTAAAAAAATATTTTACTAATTATATTAGTGATATAAAACTAGATACGTATAAGAGAGAGTTAGAGAGATATGGAGGAAGTGATATTGTTTATTTCGAGAATATATTTTTTGAAGACAGTAAGCTTGTAATTAACATCTTAAAAAACTATAAAAATGTTCTTAAGGAAAAATGGTTTTATAGTTTAATAATTATAGATGTTTATTGTAATTTATTTAAATTCTCTTTAGATGAGAAAATTGCATTTGCTAAATATGTAGAAAATTATTTTTCAGATGAATTCAATTATAATAAAAATACTCAAGTATACATTAGTAGACAATATAATAATTTTAAAAAAGATTCACTTTTCTTACTTCAAAATTATAACACCTTCGATTTAGATATTGGTTTAGATGAATTTAAAAAAAATATAAAGGAAGAGATTAATAAAATTTCTATTAAGAATAAAACTCAGGAAAGGCAGTTTCTTATGAGTCTAATTCATATGCACATAATTAGATTACTAGGTGCCCATAAAAATCGACTTTACGAGTTCATGATTTATTCTATTTATTCCAAATCTTTAAAAACTTTAAGTTATATCAATAAAGATTTTGTTTGA
- a CDS encoding GlcG/HbpS family heme-binding protein — protein MSITLEQAEKIISIAKNKSIELNTKMNIAIVDAGANLVAFARMDGAWLGSLDISIKKAKTARFFDMNTGVIGELSQPGGSLYNIEHSNGGLITFPGGVPVKDANGNIIGAIGVSGSTVENDHAVAEAGALAS, from the coding sequence ATGAGTATTACATTAGAACAGGCAGAAAAAATAATCTCAATAGCAAAAAATAAATCTATTGAATTGAATACAAAAATGAACATTGCTATTGTTGATGCAGGAGCCAACTTAGTTGCATTTGCAAGAATGGATGGAGCTTGGTTAGGTTCTTTAGATATTTCTATTAAAAAAGCAAAAACAGCTCGTTTTTTTGATATGAACACAGGAGTAATTGGTGAATTATCTCAGCCTGGTGGTTCATTATACAATATTGAACATTCCAATGGTGGATTAATCACTTTCCCTGGAGGCGTTCCTGTAAAAGATGCTAATGGAAACATCATTGGTGCTATTGGAGTAAGTGGAAGCACAGTAGAAAATGATCACGCAGTTGCAGAAGCAGGAGCTTTAGCGAGCTAA
- a CDS encoding helix-turn-helix domain-containing protein, which yields MPIENIPEIYFNENQEVPDLFVYNLKMTNDVVKSKVNLSMHMFSFLQVGKKQVHFSGTSVAVNKDQSLLLKKGNCLWTELLDTEAIYFCTCFFFSEKKLKEFLKKYTKNDKANTVEIPYLIIRNDAYISSYLNSLSTMGRESKIFVENLLSVKFEELMLYLLQKYGEQFESYLYSLINEEPSSLRKIVESNISSNLKLEEIAFLCNMSLSTFKRHFIKEYDMSPGKWLQDKRLQNAKKILEQGKLKPSEIFLDFGYNNLSNFSIAFKNKFGFSPNQAFK from the coding sequence ATGCCAATAGAAAACATCCCTGAAATTTATTTTAACGAAAATCAAGAAGTTCCAGATTTGTTTGTTTATAATTTAAAAATGACTAATGATGTTGTTAAAAGCAAAGTCAATTTAAGCATGCATATGTTTAGCTTTCTACAAGTTGGGAAAAAACAAGTTCACTTTTCAGGAACATCTGTCGCTGTGAATAAAGATCAATCTCTATTGCTTAAAAAAGGAAATTGTTTATGGACAGAACTATTAGATACAGAAGCGATCTATTTCTGTACATGTTTCTTCTTTTCTGAAAAAAAATTAAAAGAATTTCTAAAAAAATATACCAAAAATGATAAAGCAAATACGGTAGAAATTCCTTACTTAATCATTAGAAATGACGCCTACATTTCTTCGTATCTTAATTCATTAAGTACAATGGGAAGAGAATCAAAGATTTTTGTTGAAAATTTACTATCTGTAAAATTCGAAGAATTAATGCTTTATCTCTTACAAAAATATGGAGAGCAATTCGAATCTTATTTGTACTCTTTGATTAATGAAGAACCGTCTTCGCTCAGAAAAATTGTAGAAAGTAATATCTCTTCAAACTTAAAACTAGAAGAAATCGCTTTTTTGTGTAACATGAGTTTATCAACGTTCAAGCGTCATTTTATAAAAGAGTACGATATGTCTCCAGGAAAGTGGCTTCAAGACAAAAGACTTCAAAATGCAAAAAAAATACTAGAACAAGGTAAATTAAAGCCATCGGAAATTTTTCTAGATTTTGGTTATAACAATCTTTCTAATTTTAGTATTGCTTTTAAAAATAAATTTGGTTTTAGTCCAAATCAAGCTTTTAAATAA
- a CDS encoding T9SS type A sorting domain-containing protein: MKKSVVLLCILFLCNHSHYSQSVKSDKFESEISDCIYKNYNALGLDLKSELLLFEQYLIDTEQLNDSHFQVYNVTGQIVLENKIENNNTLLDIKDLSSGLYLLKIDSNIIKFVKE, encoded by the coding sequence ATGAAAAAAAGTGTTGTTCTTTTATGTATTCTCTTTTTATGTAATCATTCTCATTATTCACAATCTGTAAAATCTGATAAATTTGAATCAGAAATTTCTGATTGTATTTATAAAAATTACAATGCTTTAGGTTTAGATTTAAAATCAGAATTACTGCTGTTTGAACAGTATTTAATTGATACAGAGCAATTAAATGACAGTCATTTTCAAGTTTACAATGTAACTGGACAAATTGTTTTAGAAAATAAGATTGAAAATAATAACACTCTTTTAGACATCAAAGATTTGTCATCAGGATTATATCTTTTAAAAATAGACAGTAACATAATAAAATTTGTAAAGGAATAA
- a CDS encoding pyridoxal phosphate-dependent decarboxylase family protein, which yields MFVNEAPPFKELSLNNYLFNDESLQLYEDYVSKTLGYIQKFLGTRKFYKGDNLEEIHENKLKARLVDVHSSKSIDKALQELNDLYINHAIRFHNPNYVAHLNCPITLPSIIAELIATTVNTAVETWDQSTSATFIEQEVIRWICNEFRFDTNSDGVFTSGGTQSNFMALLMARDHYAFENYGINIKQNGWSEEVNKFKIFCSEKSHFSIQKNAALLGLGYDAVIPVKVDEKMRMDTEALYVAIEKTKQEGNIPIAVVATLGTTDYGSFDPLQTIGKIAKEQNMWLHVDGAYGGCYILTETHEHHFKGMEMVDSVTVDFHKTLFQPVSCSAFLVKNKQHFQYVSYYADYLNPLENKDKERPNLIEKSIQTTRRFDALKVWLTLKTLGTKTIASYLEEVHHLAKQVYTNLKENSNFELAHVPELSTVVFRYKNSEAAHEPTHDDVNLYIKNKLYTSGKASVASTKLNGNIYLKFTLLNPKNTIENLLNIVKMIEEAGKQYQPKTELL from the coding sequence ATGTTTGTAAATGAAGCTCCTCCTTTTAAAGAATTATCGTTAAATAATTATCTATTTAATGATGAATCTTTACAGTTATATGAAGATTATGTTTCAAAGACTTTAGGATATATTCAGAAGTTTTTAGGAACGAGAAAATTCTACAAAGGAGACAACCTCGAAGAAATTCATGAGAATAAATTAAAAGCTCGATTAGTTGATGTTCATAGCTCAAAATCAATTGATAAAGCTTTACAGGAACTTAATGATTTATATATAAATCATGCAATACGTTTTCATAATCCAAATTATGTAGCGCATTTAAATTGTCCAATAACATTACCGTCAATAATTGCAGAGCTTATAGCAACAACAGTAAATACAGCGGTAGAAACTTGGGATCAAAGTACTTCGGCAACGTTTATAGAGCAAGAAGTAATTCGTTGGATTTGTAATGAGTTCCGTTTCGATACAAACTCAGACGGAGTATTTACAAGTGGAGGAACACAATCGAATTTTATGGCGCTGTTAATGGCAAGAGATCATTACGCTTTCGAGAATTATGGAATCAATATTAAGCAAAACGGATGGTCTGAAGAAGTAAATAAATTCAAGATTTTCTGTTCAGAGAAATCACATTTCAGTATTCAAAAAAATGCAGCTTTATTAGGTTTAGGTTACGATGCTGTAATTCCTGTTAAAGTAGATGAAAAAATGCGAATGGATACTGAAGCTTTATATGTAGCTATTGAGAAAACCAAGCAAGAAGGAAATATTCCTATTGCAGTTGTTGCTACATTAGGAACTACAGATTACGGAAGTTTTGATCCATTACAAACTATAGGGAAAATTGCGAAAGAGCAAAACATGTGGTTACATGTAGACGGCGCTTATGGTGGATGTTACATTTTAACTGAAACACATGAACACCATTTTAAAGGAATGGAAATGGTAGATTCTGTAACTGTAGATTTTCACAAAACGTTATTCCAACCTGTAAGTTGTAGTGCTTTTTTAGTAAAGAATAAGCAGCATTTTCAATATGTGTCATATTACGCAGATTATTTAAATCCGCTAGAAAATAAAGACAAAGAGCGTCCGAATTTAATTGAAAAATCAATTCAAACAACTAGAAGATTCGATGCTTTAAAAGTATGGTTAACCTTAAAAACTTTAGGAACAAAAACTATTGCTTCATACTTAGAGGAAGTACACCATTTAGCAAAACAAGTGTACACGAATTTAAAAGAGAATTCGAATTTTGAATTAGCCCATGTTCCAGAATTAAGTACTGTTGTTTTCCGTTATAAAAACTCTGAAGCAGCACACGAACCTACTCACGATGATGTGAATTTATACATTAAAAACAAATTATATACATCAGGAAAAGCTTCTGTAGCAAGTACAAAGTTAAACGGAAATATCTATTTGAAATTTACACTTCTGAATCCTAAAAACACAATAGAAAATCTACTAAATATTGTGAAAATGATTGAAGAAGCAGGAAAACAATATCAACCCAAAACCGAATTATTATGA
- a CDS encoding lysine N(6)-hydroxylase/L-ornithine N(5)-oxygenase family protein encodes MSKHVADFIAVGVGPFNLGLACLTEPIENLNGVFLDRKEKFDWHPGMLLEDTTLQIPFMADLVTLADPTNEFSFLNYIKQKGRMYSFYIRENFLLLRNEYNQYCQWAISKLNNIHFNTDVTHIDYDEKEKVYIATARCTKTKEIKIYKAKKLVLGTGTPPYIPECCKKLRGKAVHSSAYLDHKESLQKQKKITVLGSGQSAAEIFYDLLLEADTIGYELNWITRSPRFFPLEYSKLTLEMTSPEYVDYFYDLPSEKRDDLIKNQKHLYKGINSDLIAAIHDTLYTKRVVAEDKLKVSLRTNTELIETKLQDNTVQLELHQVEQNKYFQHETEGLVLATGYSYQLPEFVNGISDRIQWDEKERFDVARNYSVDKNGNEVFVQNAELHTHGFVTPDLGMAAYRNSYIIKEMTGVEHYSVESKIAFQQFGVSQEEEIMKSIMSH; translated from the coding sequence ATGAGTAAGCATGTAGCAGATTTTATAGCCGTTGGAGTAGGACCTTTTAATTTAGGTTTGGCTTGTTTAACTGAGCCAATAGAAAATTTAAATGGTGTTTTTTTAGATAGAAAAGAAAAGTTCGATTGGCATCCAGGAATGTTGTTAGAAGATACCACATTACAAATTCCTTTTATGGCAGATTTGGTAACGTTAGCAGATCCTACAAATGAATTTAGTTTTTTAAATTATATCAAACAGAAAGGAAGAATGTATTCTTTTTACATTCGAGAAAACTTTTTATTATTAAGAAATGAATACAATCAGTATTGTCAGTGGGCTATTAGTAAACTAAATAATATTCATTTTAATACAGATGTAACTCATATTGATTATGATGAGAAAGAGAAAGTTTATATAGCTACAGCTAGATGTACAAAAACAAAAGAAATAAAAATTTATAAAGCTAAAAAGTTAGTTTTAGGAACAGGAACTCCACCTTACATTCCAGAATGTTGTAAAAAACTAAGAGGAAAAGCTGTTCATTCTTCAGCATATTTAGATCATAAAGAAAGTTTACAAAAGCAGAAAAAAATTACTGTTTTAGGAAGTGGGCAAAGTGCTGCTGAAATTTTTTACGATCTATTATTAGAAGCAGATACAATTGGTTATGAATTAAATTGGATTACACGATCTCCAAGATTCTTTCCTTTAGAATATTCTAAGTTGACATTAGAAATGACATCTCCAGAATATGTAGATTATTTTTATGATTTACCTAGTGAAAAAAGAGACGATTTAATTAAAAATCAGAAACATTTATACAAAGGAATAAACAGTGATTTAATCGCTGCAATTCACGATACTTTATATACGAAACGAGTAGTTGCAGAAGATAAGTTGAAAGTTTCTTTAAGGACAAACACTGAACTTATTGAAACTAAATTACAAGACAATACAGTTCAATTAGAATTACATCAAGTTGAGCAGAATAAATACTTCCAACACGAAACTGAAGGGTTGGTTTTAGCAACAGGATATTCGTACCAATTACCAGAATTTGTAAATGGAATTTCAGATCGAATTCAATGGGATGAAAAAGAGCGTTTTGATGTAGCACGTAATTATAGTGTAGATAAAAATGGTAACGAAGTTTTTGTGCAAAATGCAGAATTGCATACTCATGGTTTTGTAACTCCAGATTTAGGAATGGCAGCTTATAGAAACTCATACATCATTAAAGAAATGACAGGAGTAGAACATTATTCTGTAGAAAGTAAAATTGCTTTTCAACAGTTTGGTGTAAGTCAAGAAGAAGAAATTATGAAGAGCATAATGAGTCACTAA